One genomic region from Opisthocomus hoazin isolate bOpiHoa1 chromosome Z, bOpiHoa1.hap1, whole genome shotgun sequence encodes:
- the NFIL3 gene encoding nuclear factor interleukin-3-regulated protein, whose translation MQLRKMQTLKKEHGPVDTSSNVDKIMVLKSTLAEVSEELSTSEDILLTEASSGKSKSSACRRKREFIPDEKKDAMYWEKRRKNNEAAKRSREKRRLNDLVLENKLIALGEENATLKAELLSLKLKFGLISSAAYAQEIQKLSSSTTVYFQDYQSSKSNINSFVEEHEPSIVGSSCISVIKHSPQSSMSDVSEISSVEHTQPSRIQSNCRSPENKFQIIKQEPMELEREPRDDRGSYKASIYPNYMGATFNVYSHSPPLLQVNRSSSNSPRTSETDDGVVGKSSDGEDEQQVPKGPIHSPVEHKNVHATVKVPEVNSSALPHKLRIKAKAMQVKVEAMDNDYDATQKLSSPIDMSSKRHFELEKHGAQNLVHSSHTPFSVQVTNIQDWSLKPELWHQKELNVKIQSGCKTGVVEIKDNIYNVSESENLYLKQGIANLSAEVASLKRLITTQQISASDSG comes from the coding sequence CTACAAGTGAAGATATACTACTTACTGAAGCAAGTAGCGGAAAAAGCAAATCTTCAGCTTGCCGGAGAAAGCGAGAATTCATTCCAGATGAAAAGAAAGATGCTATGTATTGGGAGAAAAGGCGGAAAAATAACGAAGCTGCCAAAAGATCTCGTGAAAAACGACGACTGAATGACCTTGTCTTAGAGAACAAACTAATTGCACTGGGAGAGGAGAATGCCActctgaaggcagagctgctttcaTTGAAGCTGAAGTTTGGTTTAATTAGTTCTGCAGCCTATGCCCAAGAGATACAGAAACTTAGTAGCTCAACAACTGTGTATTTCCAAGACTACCAGAGTTCCAAATCAAATATTAACTCATTTGTAGAAGAACATGAACCATCTATAGTTGGTAGCAGTTGTATTTCTGTCATTAAACATTCTCCTCAAAGCTCCATGTCTGATGTGTCTGAAATATCATCTGTAGAGCATACTCAACCAAGCCGTATACAAAGCAACTGCAGGAGTCCTGAAAATAAGTTCCAGATCATAAAACAGGAGCCCATGGAATTAGAGAGAGAGCCAAGAGATGACAGAGGTTCATATAAAGCATCCATATATCCAAACTACATGGGAGCTACCTTTAACGTGTACTCACATTCTCCTCCTCTCTTGCAAGTTAATAGGTCCTCCAGTAATTCCCCCAGAACATCAGAAACTGATGATGGTGTAGTTGGAAAGTCATCTGATGGAGAAGACGAACAGCAGGTTCCTAAAGGTCCAATCCATTCCCCAGTTGAACATAAAAATGTTCATGCAACAGTTAAAGTTCCAGAAGTGAATTCTTCAGCTTTGCCCCACAAGCTTCGAATCAAAGCCAAAGCCATGCAAGTTAAAGTGGAAGCGATGGATAATGACTATGATGCAACACAGAAATTGTCATCGCCCATTGACATGTCCTCAAAAAGACATTTTGAGCTTGAAAAACATGGTGCACAAAACTTGGTGCATTCTTCTCACACTCCTTTCTCGGTTCAAGTGACTAACATCCAAGACTGGTCACTTAAACCAGAGCTCTGGCATCAGAAGGAACTCAATGTAAAAATTCAGAGTGGTTGCAAAACTGGAGTTGTTGAAATAAAAGACAATATCTACAATGTCTCTGAGTCAGAGAACCTGTATTTGAAGCAGGGCATAGCAAACTTATCTGCAGAGGTTGCTTCCCTTAAAAGACTTATAACTACACAACAAATCTCCGCATCAGACTCTGGTTAA